A stretch of Phytoactinopolyspora mesophila DNA encodes these proteins:
- a CDS encoding vWA domain-containing protein, producing MSGTSLRRLGAQLIRTLPIALLATLAAGWAIPSAAVPQTDQDAEPSLLLIMDASSSMLKRDVAEGNRMDAARSALHDVVGALPDDLSVGLRVFGANEDDTDREIGCTDTELVVPVGPLDRTGLAEAIDGIEARGFTPISESLRQAADDLPATGERTIVLVSDGLDTCGPPPPCEVAKELIADGIDVTVQTVGFALDDEPEAVQDLQCIADATGGEYREADDAAELATAMTALSARAAQGYESTAQPVQGAAIHRDAPVLELGTPYADSVVQNEGRWYAYDLAEGQAFRAVEIIQLGGTRRSEGSAEIKLHNRDGTSTPHSSEYFRAGETPTVHSVSAYSNLEGPGTYYVEIVDYSLGPDDEVAYEITIHVDGEPAPQPADPTEAPTEAAEPLGEPTEEVAEVPADTETDTVAAESSDGTDVWMIVAAVLLVVVLALGIVLAVVLRRPHAQ from the coding sequence ATGAGTGGAACAAGCCTGCGGCGGCTCGGCGCGCAGCTGATCCGCACGCTGCCGATTGCATTGCTGGCGACATTGGCGGCAGGCTGGGCGATACCGAGCGCGGCGGTGCCCCAGACGGATCAGGATGCTGAGCCGTCGTTGTTGCTCATCATGGATGCGTCCAGCTCCATGCTGAAGAGAGACGTCGCCGAGGGTAACCGGATGGACGCGGCTCGCAGCGCCCTGCACGACGTCGTCGGCGCCCTGCCCGATGACCTCTCGGTGGGCCTCCGAGTCTTCGGCGCCAACGAGGACGACACGGACCGGGAGATCGGCTGTACGGACACCGAACTCGTGGTGCCGGTCGGCCCGCTGGACCGGACCGGCCTGGCCGAGGCCATCGACGGGATCGAGGCGCGCGGCTTCACCCCGATATCGGAGTCGCTGCGGCAAGCGGCCGACGACCTGCCCGCCACGGGGGAGCGGACAATCGTCCTCGTATCGGACGGTCTAGATACCTGTGGGCCACCGCCTCCCTGCGAAGTCGCCAAGGAGCTGATCGCCGACGGCATCGACGTGACGGTGCAGACGGTCGGCTTCGCCCTCGACGACGAGCCGGAGGCGGTCCAGGACCTGCAGTGCATCGCCGATGCCACCGGTGGGGAGTACCGCGAGGCGGACGACGCCGCGGAACTGGCGACCGCGATGACAGCACTGTCAGCCCGTGCCGCGCAGGGGTACGAGTCCACGGCGCAGCCCGTCCAGGGGGCCGCGATCCATCGTGACGCGCCCGTCCTGGAGCTCGGGACGCCCTACGCCGACAGCGTGGTGCAGAACGAGGGGCGCTGGTATGCCTACGACCTCGCCGAAGGGCAGGCGTTCCGGGCGGTCGAGATTATCCAGCTCGGCGGAACCCGGCGAAGCGAGGGCAGCGCGGAGATCAAACTGCACAACCGGGACGGTACGTCGACACCCCACTCGAGCGAGTACTTCAGAGCCGGTGAGACGCCCACGGTTCACTCCGTGTCGGCGTACAGCAACCTCGAAGGCCCCGGCACCTACTACGTCGAGATCGTCGACTACTCACTGGGACCGGACGACGAAGTCGCCTACGAGATCACCATCCACGTCGACGGGGAGCCTGCGCCGCAGCCGGCGGATCCCACCGAGGCTCCGACCGAAGCCGCCGAACCGCTCGGAGAACCCACCGAAGAGGTGGCCGAGGTTCCGGCCGACACCGAGACCGACACGGTCGCGGCCGAGAGTTCTGACGGGACCGACGTGTGGATGATCGTGGCAGCGGTACTGCTCGTCGTCGTCCTCGCCTTGGGAATCGTGCTGGCCGTGGTGCTACGCCGTCCTCACGCGCAATGA
- a CDS encoding DUF2530 domain-containing protein, producing MGKGRRRLRDAPHVQPVDVDGVRTVAILTILWAVGFVVLAFNRERLDQAGMGWLLWTCLAGVGLGLLGIEYTRKRRDAIAEAELEAEAEEDEELGGDSDEDTPEDEPAPDPSGAGTGDRRRRGRRSPAEPIEPGGPDRPGDLAEPVRPDQTATRPIPYAQPNPLNDPSAPPRTPAPGENPPTDPGHRTGRGALPPADPLGGPAYPEPFPSTNPATGFSPASPEPLAPSPPSTSPGGTAPGLMYGSSATFGGVPDEGRQTPPPGVPAVHHEETGGADTGPFSPAEPAGEPARSSSPTPDPVEPTAPRRRRRQSQGPARPGRVDVGNVNSAVPQEEYQPRRAAGSSEPSEQTVSPMWSELIEPTPPPATSTPPPGSDDILLDDATLGGRRAKRYDMTEDIQELTGEIQEITEGGGTVYRGRRARRRPDSA from the coding sequence ATGGGGAAAGGAAGGCGACGTCTTCGTGACGCGCCTCACGTCCAGCCAGTGGACGTCGACGGCGTTCGTACCGTCGCCATTCTCACCATCCTCTGGGCCGTCGGTTTCGTCGTCCTGGCCTTCAACCGCGAGCGGCTTGATCAAGCCGGCATGGGCTGGCTGCTCTGGACGTGTCTCGCCGGTGTGGGTCTAGGGCTGCTGGGCATCGAATACACGCGCAAGCGCCGCGATGCCATCGCCGAGGCCGAACTCGAGGCGGAGGCCGAAGAGGACGAAGAGCTCGGCGGGGACTCGGACGAAGACACGCCGGAGGACGAGCCCGCGCCCGATCCCTCCGGCGCGGGCACAGGCGACCGGAGACGTCGAGGCCGCCGCTCACCTGCCGAACCAATTGAGCCAGGCGGACCTGACAGACCAGGTGACCTCGCTGAGCCGGTACGGCCGGACCAGACCGCCACCCGGCCCATTCCATACGCCCAGCCAAACCCTCTCAACGATCCGTCGGCTCCGCCGCGGACCCCCGCTCCGGGTGAGAACCCCCCGACTGACCCGGGCCACCGGACCGGGCGAGGAGCGCTGCCCCCGGCGGATCCACTGGGAGGGCCGGCGTACCCGGAACCGTTCCCATCGACGAACCCGGCCACAGGATTCAGCCCTGCGAGCCCGGAACCACTTGCGCCCAGTCCACCGAGCACGAGCCCTGGCGGTACTGCTCCCGGCCTCATGTACGGCAGTAGCGCCACGTTCGGCGGTGTCCCCGACGAGGGTCGTCAGACCCCGCCACCCGGCGTTCCAGCAGTGCACCACGAGGAGACCGGAGGGGCGGATACCGGCCCGTTCTCCCCGGCCGAACCGGCCGGGGAGCCGGCACGCTCGTCCAGTCCGACGCCGGATCCCGTGGAACCCACCGCTCCACGACGCCGCAGACGCCAGTCACAAGGCCCCGCACGTCCCGGACGAGTAGACGTGGGCAACGTGAACAGCGCTGTTCCACAGGAGGAATACCAGCCAAGGCGCGCCGCTGGATCGAGCGAGCCCTCCGAGCAGACCGTCAGCCCGATGTGGTCCGAGCTGATCGAGCCGACACCTCCGCCGGCGACCAGCACGCCGCCGCCCGGCTCCGACGACATCTTGCTCGACGACGCGACACTCGGGGGCCGCCGAGCCAAGCGGTACGACATGACCGAGGACATCCAGGAACTCACCGGCGAGATCCAGGAGATCACCGAGGGCGGCGGCACGGTATACCGAGGCCGGCGTGCCCGCCGCCGCCCTGACAGCGCCTGA